In Gimesia benthica, a single window of DNA contains:
- a CDS encoding class I SAM-dependent methyltransferase, protein MSHYLEFFKQFRTTFETTGAIAPSSRFLASNMAEPMKRHQGPKKVLEIGPGTGAVTREIVKQIRPEDSLDLVELNEKFVEILHNRFDAERAFQEIKHLTSIHNCPLQEYGVGEEYDYIVSGLPLNNFPTDLVSEIFQAYFRLLKPGGVLSYFEYMYVRPVRKVVSRGPENERICQIDQIMRSYTSQYRIRTNWIWFNLPPAWVQHLQKTDSPPPLIEQATPQEQSS, encoded by the coding sequence GTGTCGCATTATCTGGAATTTTTTAAACAGTTTCGAACGACATTTGAAACGACCGGGGCCATCGCTCCCAGCAGCCGGTTTCTGGCCAGCAACATGGCCGAGCCGATGAAACGCCATCAGGGCCCCAAGAAGGTTCTGGAGATCGGTCCGGGTACCGGCGCGGTGACCCGCGAGATCGTCAAACAGATTCGCCCGGAAGATTCACTGGACCTGGTTGAGCTGAATGAGAAGTTCGTCGAAATTCTACATAATCGGTTCGATGCCGAACGTGCTTTTCAGGAAATCAAACACCTGACCTCGATTCACAACTGCCCACTGCAGGAGTACGGCGTTGGTGAGGAGTACGATTACATTGTCTCCGGACTGCCGTTGAACAATTTCCCGACCGATCTGGTGAGCGAAATCTTTCAGGCCTACTTCCGGTTGCTGAAACCGGGTGGAGTGCTCTCGTATTTCGAGTACATGTATGTCCGGCCGGTTCGCAAAGTCGTGTCCCGTGGTCCCGAAAACGAGCGGATTTGTCAGATCGACCAGATCATGCGGAGCTACACCAGCCAGTACCGGATTCGTACCAACTGGATCTGGTTCAACCTGCCTCCCGCCTGGGTACAACACCTGCAGAAAACAGACAGCCCGCCACCGTTGATTGAACAGGCGACGCCTCAGGAACAAAGCTCCTGA
- a CDS encoding aminotransferase class IV: MSEPQAYLNGEMIPQTEARLAVSDLGIVYGAAVTEMVRTFQQRPFMLDEHLKRLESALDYACIDPPLPRSEFKQICLSLVEQNASLLSAEQDLGLTIFVTAGQNLPYLGLAALDECRTPTVCAHTFPLAFELWDQKYTSGQYLIRSEVEQLNPRVFDPRVKSRSRIHLFRADKLIRKQVPAASALLFDEQGYVAETTIGNFFLVQDRTILTPRPEYVLQGISQMMVARLAKQLGLDYVETDISEEMLLQADEALTSSSGYCLMPVTRYNDHFLSEGKPGPVYQQMIAAWSQKVGVDIVTQAQQIGAARRDKLS; this comes from the coding sequence ATGTCCGAGCCCCAGGCTTATCTGAACGGCGAAATGATTCCCCAGACTGAAGCCCGGCTGGCGGTTTCGGATCTGGGAATCGTCTATGGTGCGGCCGTAACCGAAATGGTACGCACATTTCAGCAGCGTCCCTTCATGCTGGATGAGCATCTGAAACGCCTCGAGTCTGCTTTGGACTATGCCTGCATCGATCCTCCCCTGCCTCGATCCGAGTTCAAACAGATCTGTCTGTCACTGGTGGAACAGAACGCTTCTCTGCTCTCTGCGGAACAGGACCTGGGATTGACGATCTTTGTTACCGCAGGTCAGAATCTACCCTATCTGGGGCTGGCAGCTCTGGACGAGTGCCGCACTCCCACGGTTTGTGCCCACACCTTCCCACTCGCATTTGAGCTGTGGGATCAGAAATATACCAGCGGTCAGTACCTGATCCGCTCGGAAGTGGAGCAGCTCAATCCCCGGGTCTTTGATCCGCGGGTGAAGTCCCGCAGCCGGATCCATCTGTTTCGCGCCGATAAACTGATCCGCAAACAGGTTCCCGCAGCGAGTGCCCTGCTGTTTGACGAACAGGGGTATGTTGCGGAAACCACCATCGGGAATTTCTTCCTGGTCCAGGACCGGACGATCCTCACACCCCGTCCGGAATATGTTCTGCAGGGGATCAGCCAGATGATGGTGGCACGATTAGCGAAGCAACTGGGACTGGACTATGTGGAAACAGATATTTCCGAAGAAATGCTGCTTCAGGCGGATGAAGCATTGACGTCCTCCAGTGGCTATTGTCTGATGCCCGTTACGCGTTACAATGATCATTTCCTTTCAGAAGGAAAGCCGGGCCCCGTGTATCAGCAGATGATCGCCGCCTGGAGCCAGAAAGTCGGAGTCGATATTGTTACGCAGGCGCAGCAGATTGGCGCAGCCCGCCGTGATAAACTTTCCTGA
- a CDS encoding EF-hand domain-containing protein — protein MQRLFPVLALVGLTGFSLSPLSAAPEEEKSAQEKVFQQLDKNADGTISADEVPEGKQRFFEFLLRSGDKNKDGQLTKDEFTDGLKKEDQKFEPGAERRFDQGPRFYNRFLSQLDRNGDKKISKDELPEPLRERMEPLFQRLNTDEISLGQMHRMGRMFGNGRPPRTEGANMNSQERAGRFFKSLDTNGDDKLTLDEAPERIRPFLKRLYERAGKDGDAELTREEFMKVMAEFRPAQRPERQSRERSRKPAEEDGEMKSPEMQMQERSRPRFGTNFPRSGPAFIRSVDQNGDGKLSKEELQQINRWFDEVDRNRDGFLDRSEIAGEESRSRQRTRNPLPLQELKRPAADQPENKTKAENTEKKAD, from the coding sequence ATGCAACGCTTATTTCCCGTACTGGCTCTTGTCGGTCTGACCGGCTTCTCGCTCAGCCCCCTCTCGGCAGCACCTGAGGAAGAAAAATCCGCACAGGAAAAGGTATTTCAGCAACTGGACAAAAACGCTGACGGCACGATCTCGGCAGATGAAGTTCCTGAAGGAAAGCAGCGTTTCTTTGAGTTTCTCCTGCGTTCAGGCGACAAAAACAAGGATGGTCAACTCACGAAGGACGAGTTTACAGACGGTCTGAAAAAAGAAGATCAGAAATTCGAGCCCGGAGCAGAACGCCGATTCGATCAGGGGCCCCGTTTCTACAACCGCTTCTTGAGTCAGCTGGATCGTAACGGCGATAAAAAGATTTCGAAAGACGAGTTACCCGAGCCGCTACGCGAACGAATGGAGCCGCTGTTCCAACGATTAAATACCGACGAAATATCACTTGGACAGATGCATCGCATGGGACGTATGTTCGGAAACGGACGTCCGCCTCGAACGGAAGGCGCGAACATGAATTCCCAGGAACGGGCCGGACGCTTCTTTAAGTCCCTGGATACCAACGGTGATGATAAACTGACGCTGGACGAAGCCCCCGAGCGAATTCGTCCCTTCCTTAAACGGCTCTATGAGCGAGCCGGCAAGGACGGTGATGCAGAACTGACACGGGAAGAATTCATGAAAGTGATGGCGGAATTCCGTCCTGCACAACGTCCCGAACGGCAGAGCAGGGAACGTAGCCGAAAACCGGCTGAAGAGGATGGTGAAATGAAGAGTCCCGAAATGCAGATGCAGGAACGCTCTCGCCCACGGTTTGGGACAAACTTTCCTCGCTCAGGGCCGGCCTTCATACGTTCTGTTGATCAGAACGGTGACGGAAAACTGAGTAAAGAAGAACTGCAGCAGATTAACCGCTGGTTCGACGAAGTCGATCGTAACCGGGACGGTTTCCTGGATCGCAGCGAGATTGCAGGTGAGGAATCACGGAGCCGACAGCGCACCCGAAATCCGCTTCCCCTCCAGGAACTCAAACGACCTGCAGCAGATCAACCGGAGAATAAAACCAAAGCTGAGAACACAGAGAAAAAAGCAGACTGA